GCGCCCGACAGCGACGGGCTACTGCTCGTCTTCAACGTGGTGCGCGGTGTGGCCGAGCccggcgcgggcggcggcgaAGCGGGgcgagcccagcccggcccggcgcccGCCGAGCCGCCGGAGGAGGCCCCCggctcggccccgccgccgccgcctcctcccccGCCGCCGGCACCGCTGCCCCCCGCGGGCGGCGATGGCGGCGACGGGGCGGAGGACGGCGCCTTCTCGGGGACCATCACCATCAACAACCAGAGCCTGCTGGTGCGCATCGAGAACGGCGTCCTGACGCTGGGGCCCGGCGCCGAGCAGCCCGCgggcgccgcgcccgccgccgccagTCCCGCCGAGCCGCCGGGCGGGCCGCGGCCGCGCTCGCCGCCGGCCTTCCCGTGCCCGGAGCCGCGCTGCGGGGAGGCCTTTCCCCGCAAGCAGCAGCTCCGGCTGCACCGGCTCTCGGCGCACGGCGGCGGCGAGgacgggcggggcggggcggcgcggcccTTCGGCTGCCCGGTGCCGGGCTGCGCCTGGTCCTTCGCCACGGCCTACAAGCTGCGGCGGCACCTGCACTCGCACGACAAGCTGCGGCCGTTCGCCTGCGCCGCGCCCGGCTGCAGCAAGCGCTTCACCACCGTGTACAACCTGCGGGCGCACAGCCGCGCCCACGAGCAGGAGGCGGCGCACAAGTGCGAGGCGTGCGGGCAGCGCTTCCCCAGCGCCGCCCGCCTCGCCGCCCACCGCCGCCGCAGCCACCTGGAGCCCGAGCGGCCCTTCCGCTGCGACTTCCCCGGTAAGCCGcctctggggctgggctcccttccctcccctcccacaaACTGCGGTCCCTGCCCTCAGGTCGTGCCGCGCTCGCCTCGCTTCTTCTGCTCCcgcttctccttccccttcgTGGTACCCCGGAATGTCAAGGAAGGTTCTCCTCCGGGCCGCCTTAGTTACCAAGAGAAAAAGtttgggagctggaggaggctgtATCTTTCCTCCTGTGACTTCGTGCTGGTGCAGTGAAACGCCGCCTTAAGCCAGGCGATACTGATTGCCCACCTTGGCAGAACATTTGTAATTCCTGTGAATAATGTGTAGGATTTCACagcttgttttttccccttttccccgATGTAACATCCTGAAATTACCTCGCTAAAAGCTGGGAGGGAGAAAAGAGTGCAGTTTTCAAAGTGACGAGTTTTGCCAAGCAGATGTGctatttcccttttctccccaggCTGTGAGCGAACGTTTATCACAGTGAGTGCATTATTCTCCCACAATCGAGCCCACTTCAGAGAGCAAGAGCAGTTCTCCTGCTCATTCCCTGGCTGTAACAAGCAGTATGACAAGGCCTGCCGACTGAAAATCCACATGAGGAGTCACACAGGtattcacagaaattatttgtacACAGGGGAGCACATGTGGAAAGTGGACTGCAGTGTGCTGGAAAATCTGAAAGTCAGGAAGGGTAACAGTAGTTACTTGGAGTCAGTGAAAGCATTTGATTCTTGGCCTTCTGGGGGTAGGAGTCACTGAATCAAGTTGTCATATGCACATATGCAAAGCTGTGGCTTTTGTCATTGCAAAGCTGTGGCTTTTGTCACACATGCAAAGATGTGGCTTTTGTCATTGTGCATTCTGTCCAGAAAAAAACTATCCCAGCTCTATTCTCAAGTTCATAGATGTTCAAAACGTTGCTTAAATCTTACTCTTGATAcaaacaaacagctgaaaaactCTCAGAACATGTGGAATGTACGTGCCAAGGTTTGGAATAGCAAGAAGATAAATTTCAGCTCTGGCAAACATGCCTGACTTGCAAGGACCACTGCAAAGTTGAAATACAGCCTTGTCATGTTACTGGTGTGTCCTCTACTGTCCTctcttttcttggttttgtggttttccagttttgaggtttttttaaagtgtcaTTTGAAGTTCATAGGTGTGATGGAACCAATGCCACATACTTCACAGTCTTGTAATCAAGACATTGTGGTAGATcatgaaagcaggaaaaaacagttcagttgtgtttttgttttgagtAGTGCTGTCACTGACTATTGAAGCACATTGAGGATATGAGGTGGATTGATAAATACTTGTGCTCTCTGATGCAATAGCATGGAGTTAAAGAAAGCCCAGATTGTAGGAAGGGGAAGGGACATTGTAGTACTCTGAAGTGCGTTGCAGGAGGGGCTGGTTAAGTTGTCTTGTCTTAAATTAATTCAACTTAAGCAGGCTTTAATATTTTCTAGTAGCAGTATGTGTTTTGTATTAGATAATTAatgtaacatttttttattcaagGTGAAAGACCTTTTATCTGTGACTTTGAAGGCTGTGGTTGGTCTTTTACCAGTATGTCCAAGCTCCTGAGGCATAAAAGGTGAAGGAAGCTTTTTCTGATTATACTGTCCTAAGCCACTGGCTGTTTGCttgtctttgtttctcttcCACTAGCTAAGCAGTAGTGGATTTAATCATGCCAATGACAATTTCCTTCCCTCGTAGGAAACACGAAGATGACAGGAGATTCATGTGCCCAGTAGAAGGCTGTGGGAAGTCCTTCACAAGAGCAGAACACTTGAAAGGACACAGTATAACTCACCTGGGTACAAAGCCATTTGAGTGTCCAGTAGAAGGTATTGCTCCACTCTCATATGTGTTTCTGGTAACTGGTGTGTATTTTTGTCTAAAGGTTCATGAGTGCTCAATACAGGACTGGAACAATTAAGAGTGAATCTTCTAACAGGGTTTGAAGAGGTAAAACTAAATAGAAGTCTTGAACAAGTGATCATTCCCAGAGTTAGGAATGACAGAGCAAACTCTGTTTCATACTGTAGCTTGACCACCCTCCCCACTTCAGTGGGACTCCAGAAGCAAAGAGTTTTGTGTGTGATCTGGATTATTGAGCTCTTGAAAGTAAAGCAGCTCTACTTGATTGTTTCTCCTCTGCAGGTGTTTCCTGCAGTTGTCATGAAGAATTTCAGGTGCCATAGTGTGAAAAGGTTGTGCTTTACACTGAATGACTTAAGAGTTTCACGTTGTCAGAAAGAGGTTGTTAAACTGTCCTACCCTTTGACTGGTTTACTTTCTTGTGGTTCCTCTGAGTGTATGCACAGGTGCTGAAAAATAGCAAGTAGAGGATATTCTGATTTGTTAAGACATTAAATATGACTATTAAAGAGAAGCTTCACTAAATTTGAAACTTGAAAGCCTTATATATCTTCTTGCAGGCTGTTGTGCAAAATTTTCAGCACGAAGTAGTCTGTATATTCACTCCAAAAAACATCTTCAGGATGTGGACTCGTTAAAGACCCGGTGCCCTGTTTCCAGCTGTAATAAACTGTTCACTTCCAAACACAGTATGAAAACGCACATGGTCAAGCAGCATAACTTCAGCCCAGGTAAAGCATTTGTCTCTGGCTACCAGGGGGTGCAGTGGAAAAATTAAGTGTTTTATTAAGGAAAATGTGTAATTACGGATGTTGAAATCTGAGTTCCATTGATATGAATGATAGAATCTTCTCTGAGACTGAAGCTGGTTTCACCCtcctttaaaattttcagtggGATCTCTAAGTATCAGGAAGTGATACTTGAGCTTCACCTCTGAAATTGCAAGaaattgcagcatttttcaatTAATCAAAGCTTGTCCTTTTCCATGCCATCTGTAAAATATGAATGACTAAATATGAAGGACTAAAACGATTTCTCTTTTCACCCTTTTCAGTCCTCTACAACTTGTACTTAGCCTGCACTGCGTTAGTGTTGTTTTTTGGCAAGTGCTTTTATAACTCATACTTCTCAATAAAAGAATGAACTTATTTTGGTAGGCTGCTTTTTCCCTAAATCTTTTAGTAGgctaaaaatacagattttaatggaattttaagCTTTCTTTTGTTCCCGTTGTCTGTGGAAGCTCTGTCTTGTAACCAAACCCTTCTCTTCCAGATCTCCTAACTCAGCTGGAAGCAACCTGCTCCCTCACCCCCAGCAGTGAACTCACTAGTCCAGGGCAGAGTGATCTCAGCAACATTGACCTCGTATCCCTGTTTTCCAACGTGTCCAGTAACAATTCTGGAGTTACAGGAGACATGGCGCTGGTGAACTCTGGCATCGTCACGATCGATGTGGCGTCGGTGGGCTCGACGCTGGGGGGGAGCCTGCCTGTCAGTAACAGTTCCCTAAGCCAGGCGGTTGATCCCTTGATCCTGGTGGCCAGCAGTGACATGCCCCAGAGCCTGGACAGTTCTCTCCTGCTGGGAACCAGTGCAACAGTTCTACAGCAAAGCACCTTAAATTTGGATGATGTACAGACTGTCAATGCCGAAGCCTTGGGTTCGCTGGCATCTCTGTCAGTGAGGAATTCCAGTCAGGACGTGCATGGGTTGATGTGCAGCAATAATTTAACAACAGACACAGCCACTTtgactccttccagcagcctCGGCAGCACCAATGTGCCTGAGTTACTGACACCGATTAAAGCTGAACGGAATTTGCTACCCATCTCAGATATGGTTGGTCAGCAGGAGGGCAGCAAAGTAGTGACACAGTTTGTGTTCTCCAATCCTCCGGGGAGTTACAGTGCACAGAAGGAAATGGATCTTGGCACAGTGACTGGCAGCTCGTTTTTGGTATGGAATAACTGTATTCACTTCTCCCCTGCATGAGACAGCCTGACTTTGGGGATATTCCTGGCTAGGGAGACCTTTCAGATTTTGCAGATCATGcatttttgtctctcttttgaTGAAAGATGTAGAATGATGTGTTGAATAGTGTGTTTTCACAGGTAGATTCAGTGTGGTGACAAGTCCCAAGAAATACTGAAATTCTGGTGGGGACAATTCAGGAAGAACCTTTCAAAATAAGCAGCCACCCATCTGAAATGGAATTTGCAAGGACAcccaaaaataaatgttacatGTGTTATTTGTTCATTTCATTCCAGGAAAAGATTTGGGCTGTAACAGTAATTGCAGCATTTTCATCCCAGTCCTCGTTCCTCTTTTAAGtacttttccctttctgtttcGCTGTGCTATTGCAGACTTAACTTTTTGTTTATGTTACGAAGTGCATGTTTGCACTCTTAAAATCTGAACACTTACGAATGTGGAGTTCACTTCTTGTTGAGCTCCAGATATTGAGTAGATACAGGGAATTTATTGAAACTCTAATCAAAAGATCGGGGGAAACTAGAATTCAGTGTTTGCAGCATAGAAGATAACTGCATCTGAGAACTTATTAGTGTGTGTTTTCATTATCTTGTTTTGTCCTTAATTCCATAAATCTTGCATCTCTGGGCTTTActcttttccccttttactAGGAGAGCAGTGGGTCTGCGAGAACAGACTATAGAGCCATTCAGCTGgccaagaaaaagaaacaaaaagggaatggcagcagcacaggtgagaAGCTATTCGTTCTGTTACATttactgaataaaaatattgagtaattttggcagTGCAGTGGAAGTAGGTTTCTGAGTAATGTTCTTAAATGTCCCATCCTGTTTATTGACAGTTAAAATAATTATGCATGTGGTGTACCATCTGTTACTCAGGATAACCACATTCTGTGGAATATCAGATTCACAGGAAGTTTACAAAGAAATCTGTGTCCTGTGTTTCTTGATTATTACAAGACACTAGCTGTCCACCTCTTCATTGGCTTCttattaaaactaaaaattatgTTACTGTGCTTTCTGTTGTTTATACTTTTGGTCTTATGTAGGGGTTCTTTTACTCAGTATAGACAACATAAATTTCAGCTAGATTTTGCCTTTGTGCTTCACTTAGTAACAATgttaatgaatttatttttgattaTCTAGATATACTCAAACCTCTCTCTTATACTTTAGCTTTGTAGAACATTCCTGTTCAGGGTGAGTTTTGGTCATGATTCCAGATGTGACCTCTTTCTTTGACTCAGAGCCATTTGATGTGAATAATAACCATTCCTTTGTCAGCTCAAACGTGGTCATGGTTCCCCAAACTTGCACAAGCTCAGGTGTTTGAGATGTGTCTACctttggggctgggatggaataTTACAGATTTATGATACATCAATATCATAGAGTGAGTTTAGTGCTGCCTTGCTGTCTCTTAGACCTCCCTCCTCTGAAAATCAAGGGAATAGTTTTTAAGGTGAGTTAAGAGATTAGTTCTGATTTGAGAACTGTTTTGTCTGTGTATTTGTAAAATGCTTATGCACATATATTCTGTCTGGTTCAGCAAATCAtcacatggaaggataagtgcTTTATGAAGCTAGTTTTAAGGGGCCTTACATTATCAAACATGTGCATGTATCATCAAACGTGTCTTTTGGacattagtttaaaaaatatgattGCACTTTGCATGACTCCTAAGATGACCTCAGAAAATTCctgtttctgttccttttccagATTCCCAGTAGTCCCCTTTTCACCAGCTGTTGCCTTAATGGTATGCTATGCCTCTCATAGTGGTCTAGAGAGTCTTGCATTTCTGATTGGTTTTAACTAGATTGAGTGAATACTGTAAAGGGAAGTTCGGTGTTTAAATATAGGTTATCCAAGCCCTTCATTTattacagtttttttttaaatccaaacaaaaaccTGAGCTGACAGGGCCGTAttcttacatttattttgaTTAGGGTTTGTGATACAGCAGCTGGTTCATCCTGctttcaactgaaaaaaaatgcttaaggTTATGGTAGTTGTACTTGTGTAGGCTGTTCTACCTAGTAGTCCTTGAAATCCTCCTGTAAATAATGATCTTCACTATGCTTTTTTTACAGCTTAGAAAAATCACGTGCATGACTTCTCAGGAGATGAGTTGcagaatgaaaaacagaaaatgcaatcCTACTTCCTAATTCCTTTCTATAACACCACAAATATGCTGATATTTCTGTGCTACCACAGGGGAGGGTCCTAAGCTTAGCAGTTGGTTGTTTTTCAATGGTGTTCATGTAAAAAGGTGCTCAGTCAGCAGCTGGAGTTCACCAGCTGAGTGCTCTCTGTCTTTTAGCAGTTGTCAGATGGTGCTTAATTATATTGCACTGCTGTGGGCATTTGCTGTGTGGTACAAACAGCtgcaaaaagctgaaaaatgctAGCAGAAAACTCTAGCAAATTCatctaaatattaaaattgctttcttttagGGGCATCTGGTTCTGGTCAGAGGAAAAACAAGGGTGGTAAAGTAAGCCCAACCAACTTTTCTTCGTCTACTCCCGGCAGTCGACTGGGTGGTAACATAGTTCTGCCAAATGGAGGGCTGACAATAAGGGACCCTGCCACTGGAGCCCAGTATGTGCAAATTCAGCTTCTTCAGGTAagagctgaggagaaaaaatgtTCAGCTTCTCTGTTATCCTGACTTCCATTTATGGAAGAATTTAAGTGTTTGTGAACTCAGGTACTGCTGCCCCTGGATGGAGTCTTGAGCTCTGCAGTATTGTTACATTATTCCACTTCTTCTTTATAAAGT
The Taeniopygia guttata chromosome 12, bTaeGut7.mat, whole genome shotgun sequence DNA segment above includes these coding regions:
- the ZXDC gene encoding zinc finger protein ZXDC isoform X2, with product METQGLPAAEAARARPAAQHGGPAAPPAWDPPPAAPASSAGSTPAPGLYVSFPVLLLEEKPEPGTSPAPSAPPAGPAPDSDGLLLVFNVVRGVAEPGAGGGEAGRAQPGPAPAEPPEEAPGSAPPPPPPPPPPAPLPPAGGDGGDGAEDGAFSGTITINNQSLLVRIENGVLTLGPGAEQPAGAAPAAASPAEPPGGPRPRSPPAFPCPEPRCGEAFPRKQQLRLHRLSAHGGGEDGRGGAARPFGCPVPGCAWSFATAYKLRRHLHSHDKLRPFACAAPGCSKRFTTVYNLRAHSRAHEQEAAHKCEACGQRFPSAARLAAHRRRSHLEPERPFRCDFPGCERTFITVSALFSHNRAHFREQEQFSCSFPGCNKQYDKACRLKIHMRSHTGERPFICDFEGCGWSFTSMSKLLRHKRKHEDDRRFMCPVEGCGKSFTRAEHLKGHSITHLGTKPFECPVEGCCAKFSARSSLYIHSKKHLQDVDSLKTRCPVSSCNKLFTSKHSMKTHMVKQHNFSPDLLTQLEATCSLTPSSELTSPGQSDLSNIDLVSLFSNVSSNNSGVTGDMALVNSGIVTIDVASVGSTLGGSLPVSNSSLSQAVDPLILVASSDMPQSLDSSLLLGTSATVLQQSTLNLDDVQTVNAEALGSLASLSVRNSSQDVHGLMCSNNLTTDTATLTPSSSLGSTNVPELLTPIKAERNLLPISDMVGQQEGSKVVTQFVFSNPPGSYSAQKEMDLGTVTGSSFLESSGSARTDYRAIQLAKKKKQKGNGSSTGASGSGQRKNKGGKVSPTNFSSSTPGSRLGGNIVLPNGGLTIRDPATGAQYVQIQLLQDDSPGEGDLPFQLSSQSSSSHSQLTVDLPVYILQEPHNSTEDDASSDNSQFTGSTINLQDLE
- the ZXDC gene encoding zinc finger protein ZXDC isoform X1 produces the protein METQGLPAAEAARARPAAQHGGPAAPPAWDPPPAAPASSAGSTPAPGLYVSFPVLLLEEKPEPGTSPAPSAPPAGPAPDSDGLLLVFNVVRGVAEPGAGGGEAGRAQPGPAPAEPPEEAPGSAPPPPPPPPPPAPLPPAGGDGGDGAEDGAFSGTITINNQSLLVRIENGVLTLGPGAEQPAGAAPAAASPAEPPGGPRPRSPPAFPCPEPRCGEAFPRKQQLRLHRLSAHGGGEDGRGGAARPFGCPVPGCAWSFATAYKLRRHLHSHDKLRPFACAAPGCSKRFTTVYNLRAHSRAHEQEAAHKCEACGQRFPSAARLAAHRRRSHLEPERPFRCDFPGCERTFITVSALFSHNRAHFREQEQFSCSFPGCNKQYDKACRLKIHMRSHTGERPFICDFEGCGWSFTSMSKLLRHKRKHEDDRRFMCPVEGCGKSFTRAEHLKGHSITHLGTKPFECPVEGCCAKFSARSSLYIHSKKHLQDVDSLKTRCPVSSCNKLFTSKHSMKTHMVKQHNFSPDLLTQLEATCSLTPSSELTSPGQSDLSNIDLVSLFSNVSSNNSGVTGDMALVNSGIVTIDVASVGSTLGGSLPVSNSSLSQAVDPLILVASSDMPQSLDSSLLLGTSATVLQQSTLNLDDVQTVNAEALGSLASLSVRNSSQDVHGLMCSNNLTTDTATLTPSSSLGSTNVPELLTPIKAERNLLPISDMVGQQEGSKVVTQFVFSNPPGSYSAQKEMDLGTVTGSSFLESSGSARTDYRAIQLAKKKKQKGNGSSTGASGSGQRKNKGGKVSPTNFSSSTPGSRLGGNIVLPNGGLTIRDPATGAQYVQIQLLQDDSPGEGDLPFQLSSQSSSSHSQLTVDLPVYILQQEPHNSTEDDASSDNSQFTGSTINLQDLE